One region of Acropora muricata isolate sample 2 chromosome 13, ASM3666990v1, whole genome shotgun sequence genomic DNA includes:
- the LOC136894814 gene encoding uncharacterized protein, producing MGGNQSNLPQKPLGFEYMCIAIRPWDKLRIIRGGDHEISIVRQAIQESWPKGIKRELLQLNGVHEFKMKGYPFKSGSKSKEAKASRAMAERILHWLYRDGWKLQLSSNLTRTTDLTTCFFKKVSVQTFPSKPFLVVGLSSYDSLMIVNAPTELHQLFKDVIERTWPNGIQKWNYKDDVLVIKLKGYPWNPDGEDTVHSRALLNKVIADLHQRQWKLYGNSNFKSEANTFFFEHDPNLPPGQPSPPQFLISFNSTDLLRVINAPENLISAVRSTIQSSWLRGIQRETSYAGSWEFKLKGTPWWADGEEAVESRYLILKLVEALQAYGWSPVAAFDSSRKVSDKSTLVFRQSQPKQSPFFCISLNESDKLRLINAPEDVAKLCQEVIQTQYALGIQRVQTYGRSVEFKLFRNPWNCGTDGHDGIHGRNMLLHLISALGSRSWVPVLSADVSAKYVHQENGPDYPIDVDSIFFTYDPLAAQGPPPAPPSFAQAYPQGLGQPYSQPRFGQPYPQASAHGFAPQGATTPFNPSGEAFPPPFHQ from the exons ATGGGTGGCAACCAATCCAACTTGCCGCAAAAACCATTAGGCTTTGAATACATGTGTATTGCCATCCGCCCGTGGGACAAACTGCGCATCATCCGAGGCGGTGACCATGAAATAAGTATTGTCCGGCAAGCCATTCAAGAAAGTTGGCCCAAAGGAATTAAGAGAGAACTGCTTCAACTGAATGGAGTCCATgaatttaaaatgaaaggaTATCCTTTCAAATCTGGCAGCAAATCTAAGGAAGCCAAGGCCTCCCGGGCAATGGCAGAGAGAATTCTGCATTGGCTATATCGAGATGGATGGAAGCTACAACTTTCCAGTAACTTGACAAGAACTACTGATTTGACAACCTGCTTTTTCAAGAAAGTGTCTGTTCAAACCTTTCCATCCAAACCATTTCTTGTTGTGGGTCTCAGCAGTTATGACAGCTTGATGATTGTTAATGCACCAACGGAGCTTCACCAGCTCTTCAAAGATGTCATAGAGAGAACTTGGCCAAATGGCATCCAGAAATGGAACTATAAAGATGATGTCCTTGTGATCAAGCTCAAGGGATATCCATGGAATCCAGATGGTGAAGACACTGTACATTCAAGAGCACTCTTAAACAAAGTAATTGCAGATCTGCATCAGAGGCAGTGGAAGTTATATGGAAATTCCAACTTCAAAAGTGAAGCCAACACCTTCTTCTTTGAACATGACCCAAATCtgccaccaggacaaccatccCCTCCACAGTTCCTTATAAGCTTCAACAGTACTGACCTACTGAGGGTAATCAATGCCCCCGAGAACTTGATCTCAGCTGTCCGGAGCACTATTCAAAGCAGCTGGTTAAGAGGAATCCAGAGAGAGACAAGTTATGCTGGAAGTTGGGAGTTTAAGCTCAAAGGAACTCCTTGGTGGGCTGATGGCGAAGAAGCTGTGGAATCAAGATATTTGATCCTGAAACTGGTGGAAGCTCTCCAAGCATATGGTTGGAGTCCTGTTGCAGCATTTGACAGTTCAAGAAAGGTTTCAGACAAGAGCACTCTGGTCTTCAGGCAGTCACAACCTAAGCAGTCGCCATTTTTTTGTATCAGTTTGAATGAATCTGACAAGTTGCGCTTGATTAATGCACCAGAAGATGTAGCAAAG CTTTGTCAGGAGGTCATCCAGACTCAGTATGCCCTTGGCATCCAGAGGGTGCAGACCTATGGTAGAAGTGTGGAATTCAAACTCTTTCGCAATCCATGGAACTGTGGAACTGATGGTCATGATGGGATTCATGGCAGAAACATGCTTTTGCATCTTATTAGTGCCCTTGGAAGCCGCAGCTGGGTCCCCGTGTTATCGGCAGATGTCTCAGCAAAATATGTACACCAGGAGAATGGTCCAGATTACCCTATTGATGTCGATAGCATATTTTTCACATATGATCCCTTGGCTGCACAAGGACCACCACCTGCCCCACCATCATTTGCCCAGGCTTATCCTCAAGGGTTAGGGCAGCCATATTCACAGCCACGATTTGGCCAGCCTTATCCTCAAGCATCAGCACATGGTTTTGCTCCCCAAGGTGCCACCACTCCTTTCAATCCAAGTGGTGAAGCTTTTCCTCCTCCTTTCCATCAATGA